A genomic window from Schistocerca serialis cubense isolate TAMUIC-IGC-003099 chromosome 4, iqSchSeri2.2, whole genome shotgun sequence includes:
- the LOC126475278 gene encoding cuticle protein 16.5-like — MIKLVLVLAATACCVSAAPKAGLAPLAYSAPLVAAAPAAYAAPAPAVVTAHSSQYIAQNFNGLAVAPAAPVVAAAYHAAPFVAAAYHAAPAILG, encoded by the exons ATGATCAAG CTCGTACTGGTCCTGGCCGCCACCGCCTGCTGCGTGAGCGCCGCCCCCAAGGCTGGCCTCGCCCCCCTGGCCTACTCCGCACCCCTGGTGGCCGCCGCCCCCgcggcctacgccgcccccgcgccGGCCGTCGTGACGGCGCACAGCTCGCAGTACATCGCGCAGAACTTCAACGGACTCGCCGTGGCCCCCGCCGCCCCAGTCGTCGCCGCCGCCTACCACGCAGCCCCCTTCGTTGCTGCTGCATACCACGCTGCTCCGGCCATACTCGGTTGA